One part of the Polycyclovorans algicola TG408 genome encodes these proteins:
- the fliD gene encoding flagellar filament capping protein FliD — protein MAGISFGGVGSGLDIAGIVNQLVAAERSGGDTRIARTLSQSNAQISALGNFRAAADSLQRQITELGKTGLTQFAATVQTDAPFTATATDKALAGRYAVTVQQQATAQSLRSGAFANADTVVGTGTLRIGVGDQSFDIEMIEGDNALSSIASAINRAADNPGVSARVVTADGGAHLILSSRNAGTDHTISVEPIGGDGGLESLRFTGAPGDGLSQIQAAQDAIIEIDGLTVTRGSNSFDDVLPGVNLRLTDQKPGTAFTVDVQADLDKTVSRLSGLVSAYNATMGIARDVTRYDAATGRAGALQGDATLRGASSAMRNAVSAEVTGNPLGVLSAIGFTTATNGNLTLDESKLRSALTENPNAVEQLLTGVGGLGERMTTVLDGYLGDSGRLAAKREGLDARIKMANNDQTQLDRRMDRVREGLERQFNALDTLVGQMSSTSDFLNAQLARLL, from the coding sequence ATGGCCGGCATTTCATTTGGTGGTGTGGGGAGCGGGCTCGACATTGCCGGCATCGTCAATCAGTTGGTCGCGGCCGAGCGCAGCGGCGGGGATACCCGCATCGCCCGCACCCTTTCACAATCAAATGCGCAGATTTCTGCGCTCGGCAACTTTCGCGCTGCGGCCGATTCCTTGCAGCGACAGATCACCGAGTTGGGCAAAACCGGACTGACCCAATTCGCGGCGACGGTGCAAACCGATGCGCCGTTCACCGCCACCGCGACCGACAAGGCATTAGCGGGGCGCTACGCCGTGACCGTTCAGCAGCAGGCCACGGCGCAGTCCCTGCGCAGCGGCGCGTTTGCCAACGCGGACACCGTGGTGGGCACCGGCACGCTGCGTATCGGTGTCGGTGACCAGTCCTTCGACATTGAAATGATCGAGGGCGACAACGCGCTGTCCTCCATCGCCAGCGCCATCAATCGCGCGGCCGACAATCCTGGCGTGAGCGCGCGCGTGGTCACGGCCGACGGCGGGGCACACCTGATCCTCAGCAGTCGTAATGCCGGCACCGATCACACGATCAGCGTTGAGCCGATCGGCGGCGACGGCGGTCTTGAATCGCTGCGCTTCACCGGCGCGCCGGGGGATGGCCTCAGCCAGATTCAGGCCGCGCAGGACGCGATCATCGAGATCGACGGCCTCACCGTGACCCGTGGCAGCAACAGTTTTGATGACGTGCTGCCGGGCGTGAACCTACGCCTCACTGATCAGAAGCCCGGCACCGCGTTCACCGTGGACGTGCAGGCCGATCTGGACAAGACCGTCTCGCGACTCAGCGGTTTGGTCAGCGCCTACAACGCCACCATGGGCATCGCCCGTGATGTGACGCGCTACGACGCCGCCACCGGCCGGGCCGGTGCGCTGCAGGGCGATGCGACCTTGCGCGGCGCGTCGTCGGCGATGCGCAATGCGGTCAGCGCCGAAGTGACCGGCAATCCCCTGGGGGTGTTGTCAGCCATCGGCTTCACCACGGCGACCAACGGCAACCTGACCCTGGACGAGAGCAAGTTGCGGTCGGCACTGACCGAAAACCCCAACGCGGTGGAGCAACTGCTGACCGGGGTCGGCGGACTGGGTGAGCGCATGACCACGGTGCTCGACGGCTACCTGGGCGACAGCGGCCGTCTGGCCGCCAAGCGCGAGGGCCTGGACGCGCGCATCAAGATGGCCAACAACGACCAGACCCAGCTCGACCGCCGGATGGACCGCGTGCGTGAAGGCCTGGAGCGCCAGTTCAACGCGCTCGATACGCTGGTCGGGCAGATGAGCTCGACCAGCGATTTCCTCAACGCGCAACTGGCCCGTTTGCTGTAA
- the fliS gene encoding flagellar export chaperone FliS: MSHAATLAAFAGAGPLVQVEAMSPHRQIELLLGGLLTRIARLRHALRQPKPKPEARREDSDRALAILAYLRAVLDPTADPQLVAQLDTLYRYCEGRILAACLARDEAMLLEVTSLVTDIKQGWDGIAPPRAAAA, from the coding sequence ATGTCACACGCTGCCACCCTTGCTGCATTCGCCGGCGCCGGGCCGCTGGTTCAGGTCGAGGCGATGAGCCCCCACCGACAGATCGAACTGTTGCTGGGCGGCCTGCTGACCCGCATTGCCCGCTTGCGCCACGCCCTTCGCCAGCCCAAGCCCAAGCCCGAGGCGCGACGCGAAGATTCCGACCGCGCGCTGGCCATCCTCGCCTATCTGCGTGCCGTCCTCGATCCCACGGCTGACCCGCAACTGGTCGCCCAACTCGACACGCTCTATCGCTACTGCGAGGGGCGAATATTGGCGGCTTGTCTGGCGCGCGATGAAGCGATGCTGCTCGAAGTGACCTCGCTGGTCACCGACATCAAACAGGGCTGGGACGGTATTGCGCCCCCGCGTGCGGCGGCGGCATGA
- a CDS encoding response regulator, with translation MTPDSPATALVRALLADDHALVRAGLRQLLEHTGLVTIVAEADDGLPVPDLVADHQVALAILDISMPHLSGLDLLPVLRRRFPALKILMLSMHTDAEYVREALQRGANGFVPKDARPEILRQALTHILGGETYVTPEMRIGLAVAPPPAASTGPLDALPPRQRQLLDLMGQGHSTREIAQLLGVGVKTVETHRARLIQALKLRHGNDLLRFAMQFRAGRHAQGQTP, from the coding sequence ATGACGCCAGATTCACCCGCCACAGCATTGGTTCGTGCCCTGCTGGCCGACGATCACGCACTGGTTCGCGCCGGGCTCCGGCAATTGCTGGAGCACACCGGTCTGGTGACCATCGTTGCCGAGGCCGATGACGGCTTGCCGGTCCCGGATCTGGTCGCCGATCACCAGGTGGCGCTGGCGATACTGGATATTTCAATGCCCCACCTGAGCGGGCTGGACCTGCTGCCGGTGCTGCGACGGCGCTTTCCGGCGCTGAAGATTCTGATGCTGAGCATGCACACCGATGCCGAGTACGTGCGTGAAGCCCTGCAGCGCGGCGCCAACGGTTTTGTGCCCAAGGACGCCCGTCCCGAGATTCTTCGGCAGGCGCTGACGCACATCCTCGGCGGCGAGACCTACGTGACGCCCGAGATGCGCATCGGGCTGGCCGTGGCGCCACCGCCGGCCGCGTCAACCGGGCCGCTGGACGCGCTGCCGCCTCGCCAGCGTCAGTTACTCGATCTGATGGGGCAGGGGCACTCAACGCGCGAAATTGCGCAACTGCTGGGTGTCGGGGTGAAGACCGTCGAGACCCATCGCGCGCGCCTGATTCAGGCGCTCAAGCTGCGGCACGGCAATGACCTGCTGCGCTTTGCCATGCAGTTTCGCGCAGGTCGGCATGCGCAGGGTCAGACCCCCTAA
- a CDS encoding DUF1820 family protein, with translation MAKSTRLYRISFRNHDQIFEVYAREVSHGALLGFVEIGKLVFGEKSSVVVDPTEEKLKAQFEGVERFFVPAHAVIRIDEVAAQQGPARITSAGDSGKVMPFPIYPPSSKN, from the coding sequence ATGGCCAAGTCGACCCGTCTGTACCGCATCAGCTTTCGTAACCACGACCAGATTTTTGAGGTGTACGCCCGCGAGGTGTCGCACGGGGCGCTGCTGGGCTTTGTCGAAATTGGCAAGTTGGTGTTCGGCGAAAAATCGTCAGTGGTCGTCGATCCGACCGAAGAAAAGCTCAAAGCCCAGTTCGAAGGTGTCGAACGCTTCTTCGTGCCGGCGCACGCGGTCATCCGTATCGACGAGGTGGCGGCCCAGCAGGGGCCCGCGCGCATCACGTCTGCAGGCGACAGCGGCAAGGTGATGCCGTTCCCCATCTACCCGCCCAGCAGCAAGAACTGA
- a CDS encoding MBL fold metallo-hydrolase — translation MALRFASLGSGSKGNATVVEGGGTRVLIDCGFGLRETAARLARLDLLPQQIDAILVTHEHGDHAGGVAPLARRWNIPVHLTHGTARSHRAFAGMALHCFDADVDFEIGALRIRAFSVPHDAAQPCQYRVECCGVGLGVVSDLGHVSANVVHALQGVDALALECNHDPQLLAAGPYPPSLKARVGGDWGHLANAQAAQLLARLDLTRLQHLWLTHLSEVNNSPAHALDAVAPALADHALQAHCANQSQGFDWCEVVA, via the coding sequence ATGGCGCTGCGCTTTGCCTCATTGGGTTCGGGCAGCAAGGGCAACGCCACCGTGGTGGAAGGTGGCGGCACGCGGGTGCTGATCGACTGCGGTTTCGGCCTGCGTGAAACCGCCGCCAGGCTGGCACGGCTGGACCTGCTGCCGCAGCAGATCGACGCCATTCTGGTGACCCATGAGCACGGCGATCATGCTGGCGGGGTGGCGCCGCTGGCGCGGCGTTGGAACATTCCGGTGCACCTGACCCACGGCACCGCTCGGTCCCACAGGGCTTTTGCCGGTATGGCGCTGCACTGCTTCGATGCCGATGTCGACTTCGAGATCGGCGCGCTGCGCATTCGCGCATTTTCGGTACCGCACGATGCCGCCCAGCCTTGCCAGTACCGCGTCGAATGCTGCGGCGTCGGGCTGGGCGTGGTCTCCGATCTCGGCCACGTTTCGGCCAATGTGGTCCATGCGCTGCAAGGCGTCGATGCGCTGGCGCTGGAGTGCAACCACGACCCGCAGTTGCTCGCGGCCGGGCCGTATCCCCCCAGCCTCAAGGCGCGGGTCGGCGGCGACTGGGGCCATCTGGCCAACGCCCAGGCTGCGCAACTGCTGGCGCGGCTCGACCTGACGCGCTTGCAACATCTGTGGCTGACACACCTCTCCGAGGTCAACAACAGTCCGGCGCATGCGCTGGACGCGGTGGCACCAGCACTGGCCGATCATGCTTTGCAGGCCCACTGTGCCAACCAAAGTCAGGGTTTCGACTGGTGTGAGGTCGTTGCCTGA
- the purL gene encoding phosphoribosylformylglycinamidine synthase, which translates to MSSPVTLIPGACWTSAFRLRRLADALGCTVNALAVQDFYLVDGAADRARLEALVGAEGLDWRSAKTRLFIVPRIGTVSPWSSKATDIARVCGLSAVRRIEHGRVLLLNGPMPTAAQLKAVHDPMMESVIRDQTELAEVFAVQPRRSLRTVDVLGGGRDALIKANTDWGLALSGDEIDYLVSYAQQAGRNLSDAELMMFAQVNSEHCRHKIFNAEFTVDGAVQPHSLFDMIRLTHKATPDGVLSAYKDNAAVMAGPTAMRWFPEADRVWRGHEEPVHILMKVETHNHPTGISPDPGAATGSGGEIRDEAATGRGGKPKAGLAGFNTANLRIPGFEQPWEAPLSRPPRMASALNIMLEAPIGAAAYNNEFGRPCLNGYFRTLEQVMPDGRNRGYHKPIMIAGGYGSVRDGHVEKLPVVEGALLLVLGGPAMLIGLGGGAASSMATGSSTEALDFASVQRANPELERRCQEVVDACWQLGEANPILSIHDVGAGGVSNALPELVHADGRGGHFQLRDVQSADPALSPMEIWCNESQERYVLAILPEGLPVIEAACARERCPVAVVGTATAAPQLIVEDRGTSPHPVDMPMEVLLGKPPRMRRSTTRAQPVTRKLPKVALDEAITRVLRLPAVASKEFLITIGDRSVGGLSVRDQMVGPWQVPVADCAVTATGFTATTGEAMAMGERPALALISAAASGRMAVAEAVTNIAAAKIANLSDVRLSANWMAACGQGDEDARLFDAVRAVGEQLCPELGICIPVGKDSLSMKSVWDDAQGAQTQTAPVSLIVTAFAPVSDVRRSLTPQLSPDADTRLLLVDLGNSRNRLGGSALAQVYGELGEEAPDLEHPAQLKAAWNLIQNWNDGRLLAYHDRSDGGLLVTLLEMSFAGHCGLRIDLPEGDLIGQLFAEELGMVVQLRKADADAFAADGLKAGLTIQTLGAPSHDDHIRILMDGAQRYAAPRTQLHQTWAETSYRLAALRDDPDCAREAFEALADAADPGLSAQLSFTPHPSPLTPHVAQRPRVAILREQGVNSQAEMAWAFDQAGFEAVDVHMTDILGGHVNLMDFAGLVACGGFSYGDVLGAGQGWASTIRFNDRAQAAFAGFLAHPERFALGICNGCQMFAALKSLVPGAEHWPAFRRNRSEQFEARWTMVEVAESRSLFLQGMAGSRLPIAVAHGEGRAVFGHAADLDVMRDAGQIALRFIDRQGGVASQYPANPNGSPNGITGVCNADGRVTILMPHPERTVAGTTGSWWPEAVRGNVVTPWAQMFQSARRWVR; encoded by the coding sequence ATGTCGTCGCCCGTCACGCTGATCCCCGGTGCCTGCTGGACCTCCGCCTTCAGGCTGCGCCGACTGGCCGATGCCCTGGGTTGCACGGTAAACGCGCTGGCCGTGCAGGACTTTTACCTGGTGGATGGCGCCGCCGATCGCGCGCGACTCGAAGCCCTGGTGGGCGCCGAAGGGCTGGACTGGCGGTCGGCCAAAACCCGCCTGTTCATCGTGCCGCGCATCGGCACCGTGTCGCCGTGGTCGAGCAAGGCCACCGACATTGCGCGCGTCTGCGGGCTGAGCGCCGTGCGCCGCATCGAGCATGGACGGGTGTTGTTGCTCAATGGGCCGATGCCCACCGCCGCGCAGCTCAAGGCCGTGCACGACCCGATGATGGAATCGGTGATCCGCGACCAAACCGAGCTGGCCGAGGTGTTTGCCGTGCAGCCGCGCCGCAGCCTGCGCACCGTTGATGTACTCGGCGGCGGGCGTGATGCGCTGATCAAGGCCAACACCGATTGGGGATTGGCGCTGTCGGGCGATGAGATCGACTACCTCGTCAGCTACGCGCAGCAGGCGGGTCGCAATCTGTCAGACGCCGAGCTGATGATGTTCGCGCAGGTCAACAGCGAGCACTGCCGCCACAAGATTTTCAATGCCGAGTTCACGGTGGACGGCGCCGTGCAGCCGCACTCCCTGTTCGACATGATTCGCCTCACCCACAAGGCGACGCCCGACGGCGTGCTGTCGGCGTACAAGGACAATGCGGCGGTGATGGCCGGGCCCACCGCGATGCGCTGGTTCCCCGAGGCCGACCGCGTCTGGCGCGGCCATGAGGAGCCGGTGCACATCCTGATGAAGGTGGAAACCCACAACCACCCCACCGGCATCAGCCCTGATCCGGGTGCGGCCACCGGCAGCGGCGGCGAGATTCGGGATGAAGCCGCCACCGGCCGCGGCGGCAAGCCCAAGGCGGGGCTGGCGGGGTTCAACACCGCGAATCTGCGGATTCCGGGTTTCGAGCAGCCTTGGGAAGCGCCGCTGTCGCGCCCGCCGCGCATGGCTTCGGCGCTGAACATCATGCTGGAAGCGCCCATCGGCGCCGCCGCGTACAACAATGAATTCGGTCGTCCCTGTCTCAACGGCTATTTCCGCACCCTGGAACAGGTGATGCCGGACGGCCGCAATCGCGGTTATCACAAGCCCATCATGATTGCCGGCGGCTACGGCAGTGTGCGCGACGGCCACGTCGAGAAATTGCCGGTGGTCGAAGGCGCGCTGCTGTTGGTGCTGGGCGGCCCGGCGATGCTCATCGGTCTGGGCGGTGGCGCGGCCAGTTCCATGGCCACCGGCAGTTCCACCGAAGCGCTGGACTTTGCCAGCGTGCAGCGCGCCAACCCCGAGCTGGAACGCCGCTGCCAGGAAGTGGTGGACGCCTGCTGGCAGCTGGGCGAGGCCAACCCGATTCTGTCGATTCACGACGTTGGCGCCGGTGGTGTGTCCAACGCCCTGCCGGAACTGGTACACGCCGACGGTCGCGGCGGGCACTTCCAGTTGCGCGACGTGCAGTCGGCTGACCCGGCGCTGTCGCCGATGGAAATCTGGTGCAACGAAAGTCAGGAACGCTATGTGCTGGCGATTCTGCCCGAGGGCCTGCCGGTCATCGAAGCCGCCTGCGCACGCGAGCGCTGCCCAGTGGCAGTGGTCGGCACCGCCACTGCCGCGCCGCAACTCATCGTCGAAGACCGGGGCACGTCGCCGCATCCGGTGGACATGCCCATGGAGGTGCTGCTGGGCAAGCCGCCGCGCATGCGCCGCTCCACCACGCGCGCCCAGCCAGTGACCCGCAAGTTGCCCAAGGTGGCACTGGATGAGGCCATCACCCGCGTGCTGCGCCTGCCCGCCGTGGCGTCCAAGGAATTTCTCATCACCATTGGCGACCGCAGCGTCGGCGGCCTGAGCGTGCGCGACCAGATGGTCGGCCCGTGGCAGGTGCCGGTGGCCGATTGCGCCGTCACCGCCACCGGTTTTACCGCGACCACGGGCGAGGCCATGGCCATGGGCGAACGCCCGGCGCTGGCGCTGATCAGCGCTGCCGCTTCGGGGCGGATGGCGGTCGCCGAGGCAGTGACCAATATTGCTGCCGCCAAGATCGCGAATCTGTCGGACGTGCGCCTGTCGGCCAACTGGATGGCGGCGTGCGGGCAGGGCGATGAAGACGCACGGCTGTTCGACGCGGTGCGTGCGGTGGGCGAACAGCTCTGCCCTGAACTCGGCATCTGCATTCCGGTGGGCAAGGATTCGCTGTCGATGAAGTCGGTGTGGGACGACGCGCAGGGTGCGCAGACCCAGACCGCGCCGGTGTCGCTGATTGTCACCGCCTTCGCGCCGGTGAGCGACGTGCGCCGCAGCCTCACGCCACAACTCTCACCCGACGCCGACACCCGGCTGCTGCTGGTCGATCTGGGCAACAGCCGCAATCGACTCGGCGGCTCGGCGTTGGCGCAGGTTTATGGCGAGCTGGGCGAAGAAGCCCCCGATCTGGAACACCCCGCGCAACTGAAGGCGGCGTGGAATCTCATTCAGAACTGGAATGACGGTCGCCTGCTGGCCTACCACGACCGCTCTGACGGCGGCCTGCTGGTCACGCTGCTGGAAATGAGTTTTGCCGGTCATTGCGGCCTGCGCATCGACCTGCCGGAAGGCGACCTCATCGGCCAGTTGTTTGCCGAAGAACTGGGCATGGTGGTGCAGTTGCGCAAGGCCGACGCCGACGCCTTCGCCGCTGACGGCCTGAAAGCCGGCCTGACCATCCAGACCCTGGGCGCGCCCAGCCATGACGACCACATCCGCATCCTCATGGACGGTGCCCAGCGCTACGCTGCGCCGCGCACCCAACTGCACCAGACCTGGGCCGAAACCAGCTATCGGCTGGCCGCGCTGCGCGACGATCCCGACTGCGCGCGCGAGGCCTTCGAGGCGCTGGCCGACGCGGCAGACCCTGGTCTGAGCGCGCAGCTCAGCTTTACCCCTCACCCCTCACCCCTCACCCCTCACGTCGCGCAGCGACCCAGGGTTGCCATCCTCCGCGAGCAGGGCGTCAACTCGCAGGCCGAAATGGCGTGGGCCTTCGATCAGGCCGGCTTCGAGGCTGTGGACGTGCACATGACCGACATCCTCGGTGGGCACGTGAACCTGATGGACTTCGCGGGGCTGGTCGCCTGCGGCGGGTTTTCCTACGGCGACGTGCTCGGCGCCGGGCAGGGCTGGGCCAGCACCATTCGTTTCAATGATCGCGCACAGGCCGCGTTTGCCGGGTTCCTCGCGCACCCCGAACGCTTTGCGCTGGGCATCTGCAACGGTTGCCAGATGTTTGCGGCGCTTAAATCTCTGGTGCCCGGTGCCGAACACTGGCCAGCCTTCCGTCGCAACCGCAGCGAGCAGTTCGAAGCCCGCTGGACGATGGTGGAGGTTGCCGAATCCCGCTCCCTGTTCCTGCAAGGCATGGCCGGATCACGGCTGCCGATTGCCGTCGCGCACGGCGAGGGCAGGGCGGTGTTCGGCCACGCGGCAGACCTGGACGTGATGCGCGATGCCGGTCAGATTGCGCTGCGCTTCATCGACCGCCAGGGCGGCGTCGCCAGCCAGTACCCCGCCAACCCCAACGGCTCACCCAACGGCATCACCGGCGTTTGCAACGCCGATGGCCG